Within Sorangiineae bacterium MSr11367, the genomic segment ATGCCGCCATTGCGGATCCCCGCGGCGGTTTCGTTCTCGCACTACGGACCGGCGCGATTCAAGTCGACAGCGGCAGTGTCGTCACGTTCCCCGACGTGACGCTGATCGCCCTCGACGATCAGCTTAACGAACGCGATCGCCTTCGATTCGGGAGCCCGCGCGCGGACGGTGTGACGACCTTGTCATGGCTCGATGATACGCGGCTGTTGGTCGCCGGGAATTGGGACGGCCCGATCACGCACACGCCTGATGCCGAGCGTCACGCGGCCGGGTTCTGGGCCACCGTTCCCCTCGGCAACTGGCGGGAGCGAACGGTCATCCCGAAACCGTGGTAACGACGTTGAGCAAGGGAGCGTCTGCTGCGAAACGGCGAAGTTGCTCGGCGACGAACCGTTTCGCGCGCGGATAGAACGACGCCGATCCGCCGGCCACATGCGGCGTAATGATCACGCCCGGGACCCTCCACAACGGGTGGTCCCCGGGAAGTGGCTCCGGATCGAGCACATCGAGCGCCGCGCGCAGCCGTCCCGAGGCCGTTTCCGCGAGCAGTGCAGCCGTATCGATGGCCGTGCCGCGACCCACATTGACGATCAGCGCATCGTCCGGCAAAGCCGCCAATTGCGCAGCACCGAGCAAGCCACGCGTGCCCGGGGTGTCGGGCACAATCAGCACCACGATGTCCGCGTGGGGCAGCAGCGCGGGCAACTCCTCGATACCGCGCACGTCTTCCACGGGGCGCGCCGTACGCGCGACGCGCGTCACCAAGGCTTCGGCGGCAACGAGCTGGCGTTCGATGGCCTTGCCAATCGCCCCATATCCAATCAGGAGAACGCGGCTGTCGGCGAGAGAGCGCGTGTGCTCCCTCGCCCACGATCCGGTGGCTTGCTGCGCGAACCAGCGCGGCAATTCCCGCTGCGACGCGTGAATCAGGGCGAGGGCATGCTCCGCAACGCTCAGGTCGTGCAAGCCATGACCATTGGCCAGTTGCACCCCACGCGGCACCCGCCGCAGCAACGACTCGACCCCCGCCGACAACGACTGGACCACCTTCAGGGCAGGCATTCGCGCAAGCAAGCTGGCGGGAACCGGGCCGCGATCGTACGGAAGAACGTAGAATTCGATCTCGTCCACGTCCTCCGGCGGCGGGCCATTGCCATCGTAGATCCGGGCATACATCCCCTCGGGAAGATCGATATCGGCCCAGGGCATGAGAACGCGTGCAGGCATGGTTTCTCCGTGGATCGATTCGTCGTTCCATCCACGAAGGTAGCAGGCTACACGGGGCTGGGGGAGACCGAAGCTACGGCCGCTGCCAGATGTCGTTGAGCGGCTTTGCGTACTGGTCGTTTTTGGTCAGAGGACGAAGCCCCAAGACCTCTTCCATGGTTCGCGCAATGCTGTAGTGGTCATAGCGGAGATTCGACACGAAGCCCGAACGGAGAAGCCCGGGTGAGCCCGCAATGATCGTGGGGATGTGTTGCCCATCGAAGTAGTGATCTTCATCCCAGGTGATGACGAGCAACGATTTTCGCTTCGTCCATGCCTCCGAGGCGAAAATCTTCGGGAGGTTCGTCCTCATCCAGGCATCCCCCGTCGCGACGCTGCAGTCGTGCATCATGTTGCAGCCGTTCGGCTCGAACCATACGAACGAAGGCGTCGTCGTATCGCTGCCGAGGTCGGCCCATAGCTGTTCGATCGGATGAAGGCGGGCTGCGCAGCGCTCGGGGCTCTTCATGTCGGCGAAGAACCAGAACGGGACGTTGTCCGGATAGTATTTCCCCGTGGGCGTATCGTGAGAGACTCCGTCACACGGGCCATTCGCGCCTTCGACGTACGCCCGCCACGTGCGGCCCACCTCCTCGACGCGGTTGCCGATGTGGGGCGCGTCGATGCTGAGGGTGAGCGGCGGATTGTCGGTCCGTCCGAATGCGCTGCCGCCCGCAACGGCGATGTAATTCGGATTGCTCGGGTGCACGAGTGCGTAAGAATTCGCGAGGACGACGTTGTTGGCGGCGAGCTCGTTCAGATACGGTGCCGCCGCATTGTCGATGACCGCGCCGAATCCCTCGTTCTCCATGATGACGAAGAACACGTGATCCAGCATGGGGGCCGTGCTTTGGGCGGGTTCCGGCGCGGAAGCCGCAGGCAGAGGCAAGGACAGGGTCAACGATAGATTGTCCGCGTAGGCGTCGTTCGTCTGGACGAGGAGGTTGCGCACCGGATCGCCTTCGAGATCGAGTTGGACGCGGATGCGGCGCGTGCCCGCGGGAACGGTTCCTTGGGCCGCGCGACGCTGGAACGAGGTGGAGGCCCATCGGTCGACCACCGTGACGGGACCGATGCTCGCGGCGCCGAGCGCATCGTTCGCGATGCCCTGGAACTTCACGGTGAGCTTCGCCGCCGCTCGTTCGTATGCGTACCCCCCGAGCCATCCCGAGAGGTCGAAGGTGACGTTGCCGCGGTCGATGTCTACCGCCGCGCTACTAACATCGATGAACTGCTGGAGCGAGGAGTTCCCCACCGGCCCGCCGGCAAAGAAGTTGGCACCGCGCCCCTCGGGTCCTGGTGTGGATGCGGTGGGGAAACCCGTCGTATTGGCATAGCCGATGATGGTCGGCACGCCGGCGGTCTCCCACCCTGGAATGGTCACCCCGTCGTAACCGCTGGCCGTCGATTCACCGAATTCCGCATCGCCGTTGACGATCAAATTGCCCGACGTTTGCGCGGCAAGCGTCTCGCCGCGCGCATGGGGTTCTTCGGTATTCGCATTTCCTGGCGACCCGGCGTCGCTTCGGCAGCCCTGTAGATAGACGCTCGCTGCAACGAGCGACGACACCCCCAACATGACGGTCGTATGAATTCGGCGCATCTCACCCTTCCTTTTCGTGAAAGCGCATATCACGTTTCGTCGTGACAGCCGTTGCACTACTTGGTGACATTTGAGTAGCGACTCAATTCGGATGATTGGCCCATTTCGGATCATCGTCGAGCATGGCCGTCAGCCAAGCATAGAACTCGGGCGAGGAATCGTAGACCAACGCGACATGCTGCGTGCCCGGAATGTAATAATAGCGAGCAGCTGGCCACGACGAGGCGATCTTCGAGCCCAGCTCCTCGAGCTGCGCGTTGAACGTCGCGGCGGGCAAATTCATGTAGCCGGAAATCACGCTGTCGAACGTGTACGAGACGAGCGCGAATCGGTTCGGTCCCTTGGAATATTTCGCGGACAGGAAATCGAAATAGCCAGGAATTTCGTCGCACGCGGCGCAGTCGGGAGGGAGCTGCAGGCCCCAATGGGCTTTCACCGTCTCCCAGATCCCGGATGCCGGCTGGATCATCGGCCCCGAATCGTCGAGCCCATCGACGCGCACACCGGGAAATCTCCGCTGCGCGCGGTCGAAGTTGAATACCGTACCAAAGCCCCCCGCGCTGACGCCGGCCACGATCAATCGCTTCATTCCGGGCCAGGTGGAGGCCACGTACTCGAGCGCCTTTCCGACATTTTCGTACCCGACGTGATGCGCGGTCCGGCTCGACCCGCTGTAATCGTATTGAATGACGTTGTTTCCCGCGTGATCGTCGCCCGTGCAATAGGGCACGTAGACCATGCTCCGGCCGCGAAGTGGCGTGTTCCCTCCGGGCACGGTTTGGACGATCCGTGCCTGTGGGTCGGACTCGAACTCGTCCTTCGTGAAACCCGACTCCATGTAGGTCGCGGCCTTGAGACCGTAACAAGTATTGCCGTCCCAGCACCCTCCCCCCCCCGCCATGTAGAAGATGACCTCCGGCGATTCAGGGGCCACGTAAACGCCAATCCCCGTGGGCGCTCCGTTGCCGCATTTCATGCCCGGAATGTCCACCCAGGTCCATGTATTCGCAGGCACCGGAGACGGAGCGGTCCCTGCATCTCCATCGTTGCCCGCACCACTGCCCGACGACGAGCTGCATGCGGAATTCGACGACACGAACAGCGCGAGACCGACGGCCGCGCCCCATGAAGCCATGCCCGTAAGCGTCGCCATGGCTCAGGGTACCACCTTGGAGAATGCGGCATTGGCCCATCCCGCGGCCAGTTGGCGCGGTGGCATCGGCTGGCCGCCGTATACGGCGTGACCTACCGCGTCTTGGTACACCAGCCACGGAGTGGCCCCGCTCTGCGAGACACCGGGTTTGCGGTAATCGCATACGCCATCGGGGAAAATAGCCTGCAGCTCGGCCCACTGGGCGTCCGAGAATCCCGGGCCATAATCGTCGTCTCGGTTCAGCGGCTTCAACTGACACTTGGTGATGTCCGTGCTGATCGCGTCACCGGCGATCGTACGGGGCGTGCCGAAGACGGATCCCGATCCGGTGACCTTGCAGTCGCCGTCCACATTTTGGACGCCAGGAACCAATGGGCAATAGTCGACGACGTCCGCCGGCCTGTCCTCGAGGATCTTTTGCGAAAGTGGCACGTCCCGCGCGTCGGCTTCGACCGCCGAGAGCCAGCGGTCCATGGCAAAGAGCCCTTCACGAGGATAATTGAGGCCGCCGAAGACGGGAAACTGACCAAACCATAGGACGTGATTCTTGTGATGTCCCTGCGCCCGGTCGAGCCGTGCGCGGAGCGCCCAGCTGCGGTAGGTGTCGTGCGCCAAACCGTGATCCGGCCCGCGCAGGTCGATGATGGCGACCTGCCCCATGTTGTTGGCTTCGTTGATGGCCCCGCTGCGATAGGCGTTGGCGAGCGCGCTCGGGTCGGCCACGGTTCTCTGCGCGGTCACGTTGCCGTCGATGTCGATTCCGCCGATTTTGGCGTTGAGATCGATGAACTGGTCCGGCGTAATCATCCAGCTTTGGAGCGCGGACAGGCCGTACGGAACGCCGGTGTTGTCCATGGCCAGGCCTGCAAAGCCGCGCCCCGCGGCGCGTTCGCTCGCCGTCCAGACGTCGGGTGAACGCGGTCCGAAGAGATTGATCGCGAGATCGGCCATCCCACAGCGAACGCCGCCCGGGTTGGTCACCGGATCGTAGCGATCCTGGGCCGTCGTTCCAGAACACGCGTAGGTCGCCACGGCCGCCGAGAAGAAGGAGGTGTCGGAGAGAATCACGTTGAGGTAGTTCGGATGCCCCGTCACGAAGCCGAATTGGAGCGGCGTCCAGAGGACCCCGAATTTCCACTTGAACGGATTCTCGAAATAGGCACGAAGCAAGTGGTAGTCCCCGACCTGCGTGGTGG encodes:
- a CDS encoding 2-hydroxyacid dehydrogenase produces the protein MPARVLMPWADIDLPEGMYARIYDGNGPPPEDVDEIEFYVLPYDRGPVPASLLARMPALKVVQSLSAGVESLLRRVPRGVQLANGHGLHDLSVAEHALALIHASQRELPRWFAQQATGSWAREHTRSLADSRVLLIGYGAIGKAIERQLVAAEALVTRVARTARPVEDVRGIEELPALLPHADIVVLIVPDTPGTRGLLGAAQLAALPDDALIVNVGRGTAIDTAALLAETASGRLRAALDVLDPEPLPGDHPLWRVPGVIITPHVAGGSASFYPRAKRFVAEQLRRFAADAPLLNVVTTVSG
- a CDS encoding pectinacetylesterase family protein: MATLTGMASWGAAVGLALFVSSNSACSSSSGSGAGNDGDAGTAPSPVPANTWTWVDIPGMKCGNGAPTGIGVYVAPESPEVIFYMAGGGGCWDGNTCYGLKAATYMESGFTKDEFESDPQARIVQTVPGGNTPLRGRSMVYVPYCTGDDHAGNNVIQYDYSGSSRTAHHVGYENVGKALEYVASTWPGMKRLIVAGVSAGGFGTVFNFDRAQRRFPGVRVDGLDDSGPMIQPASGIWETVKAHWGLQLPPDCAACDEIPGYFDFLSAKYSKGPNRFALVSYTFDSVISGYMNLPAATFNAQLEELGSKIASSWPAARYYYIPGTQHVALVYDSSPEFYAWLTAMLDDDPKWANHPN
- a CDS encoding alkaline phosphatase family protein, encoding MRRIHTTVMLGVSSLVAASVYLQGCRSDAGSPGNANTEEPHARGETLAAQTSGNLIVNGDAEFGESTASGYDGVTIPGWETAGVPTIIGYANTTGFPTASTPGPEGRGANFFAGGPVGNSSLQQFIDVSSAAVDIDRGNVTFDLSGWLGGYAYERAAAKLTVKFQGIANDALGAASIGPVTVVDRWASTSFQRRAAQGTVPAGTRRIRVQLDLEGDPVRNLLVQTNDAYADNLSLTLSLPLPAASAPEPAQSTAPMLDHVFFVIMENEGFGAVIDNAAAPYLNELAANNVVLANSYALVHPSNPNYIAVAGGSAFGRTDNPPLTLSIDAPHIGNRVEEVGRTWRAYVEGANGPCDGVSHDTPTGKYYPDNVPFWFFADMKSPERCAARLHPIEQLWADLGSDTTTPSFVWFEPNGCNMMHDCSVATGDAWMRTNLPKIFASEAWTKRKSLLVITWDEDHYFDGQHIPTIIAGSPGLLRSGFVSNLRYDHYSIARTMEEVLGLRPLTKNDQYAKPLNDIWQRP
- a CDS encoding DUF6351 family protein yields the protein MLFWACGGGDGAPGTSAGSPDRGPSAGGSPSEGKPSVDIQVLSNRPDLVSADDALIEIILPEQGDVAALRVDVDGKDVTSAFARRANGRVMGLLTHLALGPNRLSASLASGVPRRVEIVNHPNGGPVFSGPQVQHWVCQASATDEACNQPVAYRFFYRSTDPNKDWQAYDVEHPPSDIAMTTTDAGVTVPFIVRVETGYQDRDQYEIGVLFQPGSPWEAWAPQTQWNRKLLITHGGSCGVSYGAGDAPSIFYDGSAGNITGLPAIDNKIANSPTVALGRGFAVMSTALDNNGHNCNLLTQAESLVMAKEHLIETYGELRYTIGTGCSGGSLSQQWIANAYPGIYQGILPQCSFPDTWTTTTQVGDYHLLRAYFENPFKWKFGVLWTPLQFGFVTGHPNYLNVILSDTSFFSAAVATYACSGTTAQDRYDPVTNPGGVRCGMADLAINLFGPRSPDVWTASERAAGRGFAGLAMDNTGVPYGLSALQSWMITPDQFIDLNAKIGGIDIDGNVTAQRTVADPSALANAYRSGAINEANNMGQVAIIDLRGPDHGLAHDTYRSWALRARLDRAQGHHKNHVLWFGQFPVFGGLNYPREGLFAMDRWLSAVEADARDVPLSQKILEDRPADVVDYCPLVPGVQNVDGDCKVTGSGSVFGTPRTIAGDAISTDITKCQLKPLNRDDDYGPGFSDAQWAELQAIFPDGVCDYRKPGVSQSGATPWLVYQDAVGHAVYGGQPMPPRQLAAGWANAAFSKVVP